The genomic window GACCTCCGCGACCGGAAGGATCCCGGGGTCAGCCGCCCGAGCGTCGTCCGACCCGTGACCGGACCTTCGCCAGGAAGTACGCGTGGAACCGCCGCTCGCCCGTGATCTCGGGGTGGAAGCTCGTGCCGAGCAGGTCGCCCTGCTCGACCGCGACGACCCGTCCGTCGTCCAGCGAGGCGAGGGCCGTGGCATCCGGCCCGACCGACTCGACGACCGGACCCCGGATGAAGACGGCGTGCACCGGGGGGTCGCCCAGCGCCGGGATCTCGAGGTCCGTCTCGAACGACTGGTTCTGCGAGCCGAACGCGTTCCGGCGGACGACGACGTCGAGGCCGCCGAGGCTCTGCTGCCCGGCGATCGCGTCGAGCACGGTGTCGGCCAGCATGATCAGGCCGGCGCACGTGCCGTACACGGGCAGGCCGTCGGCGATCGCCGCACGCAGCGGCTCGAAGAGTCCGTACGCGCGGGCGAGCTTGTCCATCACGCTCGACTCGCCGCCGGGGATCACGAGTCCGTCGACCCCGTCGAGGTCCGCCGGTCGGCGCACGAGCGAGACGCGTGCGCCGAGCGCTGCGAGCACTCGTGCGTGCTCGCGGAAGTCGCCCTGCAGCGCGAGCACGCCGACACGCGGGCCGGATGCCTCCGGCCCCGCGTCGGTCGACTCCTCGCGGAGGGTGCTGGTCACCATCCGCGCTCGGCGAGCCGGTGCGGTGCCGCGAGGTCGCCGACGTTGATGCCGACCATCGCCTCGCCGAGACCGCGCGAGACCTCGGCGATCACCGACGGGTCGTCGTAGAACGTCGTCGCCTTCACCACTGCGGCGGCGCGCGCCTCGGGGTTGCCCGACTTGAAGATGCCCGAGCCGACGAAGACGCCGTCGGCGCCGAGCTGCATCATCATGGCCGCGTCGGCCGGGGTCGCGACGCCGCCCGCGGTGAACAGGACGACGGGGAGCTTGCCGGTCTCTGCGACCTCGACGACGAGGTCGTACGGGGCCTGCAGTTCCTTGGCGGCGACGTACAGCTCGTCCTTCGTCATCGAGCGCAGCACGTTGATCTCCGAGGTGATCTTGCGGATGTGCTTGGTGGCCTCCGAGACGTCGCCGGTGCCCGCCTCGCCCTTCGAGCGGATCATCGCCGCGCCCTCGTTGATGCGGCGCAGCGCCTCGCCCAGGTTCGTCGCCCCGCACACGAAGGGCGTGTTGAACGACCACTTGTCGATGTGGTTCACGTAGTCGGCGGGCGAGAGCACCTCGGACTCGTCGATGTAGTCGACGTCGAGCGCCTGCAGCACCTGCGCCTCGACGAAGTGGCCGATGCGGGCCTTCGCCATGACGGGGATCGACACCTCGGCGATGATCGCCTCGATGAGGTCGGGGTCGCTCATGCGGGCGACCCCGCCCTGGGCGCGGATGTCGGCCGGCACCCGCTCGAGCGCCATGACGGCCACCGCGCCGGCGTCCTCGGCGATGCGGGCCTGCTCGGCGGTGACGACGTCCATGATGACGCCGCCCTTCAGCATCTCGGCGAGGCCCCGCTTGACGCGGCTCGATCCGGTCTCGGACGTGCTCATGGATGGTTCCCTTCGGGTGGTCCGCGCCTCGCGCGTGGCATGATGGACAACGCGGAACGTTGGCCTAGGCCAAACCGTAGCATGATCCCGATCCGGCCACGGAGGCGCCCATGGGCAACGAGTCCACCCTCGACATCACGGGCCGTTCCGCGTCCGACATCGCCGACAGCGTGCGCACGCTCATCGAGCGCGGCGAGCTCCCACCCGGAACCGCCCTGCCGCCCGTGCGGACCCTCGCCGACACGCTCGGGGTCAACCGCAACACCGCCGTCGCCGCCTACCGGCAGCTCACCGTCGCGGGGGTCGTCGTGACCCGTGGGCGCGGCGGAACCCACGTCGCCGACCGCTCGCCCGTCGCCCAGGAGGGGTTCGCGAGCGACAACGTGCTCCGCGACGTCGCGACCGGCAACCCCGACCCCGAGCTCATCCCCGACCCGTCGCGCGCCCTCGCCGGGATGGCGGGGCGGCCGGTGCTCTACGGCGAGCCGGTCGTCGACCCCGGACTCGAGCGGTGGGCGACGGACTGGATGACCGCCGACCTCGCACCCGACGAGGTCCGGCTCACGATCACGAGCGGAGCCGGCGACGCCGTGGAACGACTGCTCGCGCAGGCCCTCGTCCGCGACGACGCCGTGGCCCTCGAGGACCCGTGCTTCCTGACGAGCATCCACACCGTCCGGGTCGGCGGCTACCGCGTCGTACCCGTCCCGGTGGACGACGAGGGCATGACCGTCGACGGGCTCCGGGCCGCGCTCGAGCAGGGCGTGCGGGCGGTCGTCTGCACGCCGCG from Agromyces sp. LHK192 includes these protein-coding regions:
- the pdxT gene encoding pyridoxal 5'-phosphate synthase glutaminase subunit PdxT, coding for MTSTLREESTDAGPEASGPRVGVLALQGDFREHARVLAALGARVSLVRRPADLDGVDGLVIPGGESSVMDKLARAYGLFEPLRAAIADGLPVYGTCAGLIMLADTVLDAIAGQQSLGGLDVVVRRNAFGSQNQSFETDLEIPALGDPPVHAVFIRGPVVESVGPDATALASLDDGRVVAVEQGDLLGTSFHPEITGERRFHAYFLAKVRSRVGRRSGG
- the pdxS gene encoding pyridoxal 5'-phosphate synthase lyase subunit PdxS, giving the protein MSTSETGSSRVKRGLAEMLKGGVIMDVVTAEQARIAEDAGAVAVMALERVPADIRAQGGVARMSDPDLIEAIIAEVSIPVMAKARIGHFVEAQVLQALDVDYIDESEVLSPADYVNHIDKWSFNTPFVCGATNLGEALRRINEGAAMIRSKGEAGTGDVSEATKHIRKITSEINVLRSMTKDELYVAAKELQAPYDLVVEVAETGKLPVVLFTAGGVATPADAAMMMQLGADGVFVGSGIFKSGNPEARAAAVVKATTFYDDPSVIAEVSRGLGEAMVGINVGDLAAPHRLAERGW
- a CDS encoding aminotransferase class I/II-fold pyridoxal phosphate-dependent enzyme — translated: MGNESTLDITGRSASDIADSVRTLIERGELPPGTALPPVRTLADTLGVNRNTAVAAYRQLTVAGVVVTRGRGGTHVADRSPVAQEGFASDNVLRDVATGNPDPELIPDPSRALAGMAGRPVLYGEPVVDPGLERWATDWMTADLAPDEVRLTITSGAGDAVERLLAQALVRDDAVALEDPCFLTSIHTVRVGGYRVVPVPVDDEGMTVDGLRAALEQGVRAVVCTPRAQNPTGASLSEHRAAELRAVLRAHPYVLVIEDDHFSMLSRRPFHSLIGPDHRRWALVRSVSKFLGPDMCLAVTASDPETADRLAMRLTPGTTWVSHLLQRLVLALVTDAEASARIEQAAEHYAHRNDAFAERLTALGVPVEAGDGLNLWVPLPVPARDVSEQLMRRGWLARTGDEFVLADAPAARRLRLTVHDLADDDAERLAADIAAAVRAAGGRLVDAEVG